In the Blautia coccoides genome, AAACATACGGTGGAAGACACAAAGCGCGCTTTTTTCCTGGCAAGGGAATGCGGCTTTGACAATATCAACATGGATCTCATCGTGGGTCTGCCCGGGGAATGTGCGCAGGATGTAAAGCACACTCTGGAGGAGATAAAGGCTCTGGACCCGGACAGCCTGACCGTACATTCACTGGCAGTAAAAAGAGCGACCAGGCTTCATCTGTTCAAGGAACAGTACGAAGAGATGACCTTTGAAAACAATCAGGAAATCATGGATATGTGTATGGAGTATGCACGGCAGAGCGGTATGGGACCATATTATCTGTACAGACAGAAGAATATGTCAGGCAACCTGGAGAATGTGGGATACGCAAAGCCGGGCAAAGCAGGCATCTATAATATTCTGATCATGGAAGAGAAGCAGTCCATCTTGGCAGCAGGGGCTGGAGCCTCCACCAAGTTTGTATTTCAAAACGGCGAGCGTATAGAGCGCGCTGAAAATGTAAAAGATGTGACAAATTATATCACCAGAACAGATGAAATGATGGACAGAAAACGGATTGGGCTGGAAACGTATCTGAATATAAAGAGCGGGGACTGCGGAAATGGCAAACACACAGAAGCATCTGATTAGCTTCAATCTGGAAAAAGAAATTGAGCATGGTATCCAGGTGAGCAACCTGGCCTTCCGTGTGGGAAAACAGATGGGGCTTTCCGGGGAAACCTGTCATGAACTGGCAGTAGCCGGAGTGCTGCACGATATAGGGAAGCTGCGGCTTTACAACTACATTGCCGGGGAGGAGAATCCCATGGTGGTGGAGGAGATGAGGTATGTAAGGCGCCACCCGGAACTGGGATATGAGAGCCTGAAGGACAGGGGATATTCTGCGTTTGTTCTGGAGAGCATCTACTATCATCATGAAAATTACGATGGAAGCGGGTATCCGGAGAACCTGGCAGGGGAAAAGATTCCCTTAGGAGCCAGGATCCTGAGGATCTGTGATGTATATGCAGCGCTCACCTCCAAAAGAGCTTACCGTGACGCGTTTTCCGGCGAGACTGCTGTAAAGATGGTGATCGATGAAGTCAAGAATTTTGATATGCAGGTATTTCTTGCGTTTCAAAGAGCAATACATGAAGAGGACGAACTGTGAAGGAACCAAACAGTTACGAAATGATTAGAGAAGAGGAGAGAAAATTATGCAGTTAAAGAAAAAACCAGTTACAGGAATGAAAGATATTCTGCCGAGAGAGATGGAGATCCGTGATTATGTCATTGGACTCATCAAGGAGACCTACAAAGAGTTTGGATTTACATCCATGGAAACTCCCTGTGTGGAGCATATTGAGAACCTGACCAGCAAGCAGGGCGGTGACAATGAAAAACTGATTTTCCGTATTCTGAAAAGAGGGGAAAAGCTGAGGCTCGATGAGGCAAAAGAGGAGAATGATCTGGTTGACAGCGGCCTGCGCTATGATCTGACGGTTCCCCTCAGCCGTTTTTACTCCAACAATGCCAATGAACTTCCGTCTCCTTTCAAGGCTCTGCAGATGGGCAATGTATTCCGTGCAGATAGACCGCAGAGAGGACGTTTCCGTCAGTTTATGCAGTGTGATATTGATATTTTAGGAGACCCTACTAACCTGGCGGAGATAGATGTTATCCTGGCAACCTCCACACTGGTTGGCAAGCTGGAATTTGAGAGCTTTGCGATCCGTATCAATGACCGCCGTTTCTTAAAAGCCATGGCTGCTTACAGCGGATTCCCGGAAGAGTCTTATGACCAGGTATTCATCATCCTGGATAAAATGGACAAGATCGGCAAGGAAGGTGTGGCTGCGGAACTGGAGGAATCAGG is a window encoding:
- the hisS gene encoding histidine--tRNA ligase; translated protein: MQLKKKPVTGMKDILPREMEIRDYVIGLIKETYKEFGFTSMETPCVEHIENLTSKQGGDNEKLIFRILKRGEKLRLDEAKEENDLVDSGLRYDLTVPLSRFYSNNANELPSPFKALQMGNVFRADRPQRGRFRQFMQCDIDILGDPTNLAEIDVILATSTLVGKLEFESFAIRINDRRFLKAMAAYSGFPEESYDQVFIILDKMDKIGKEGVAAELEESGFPKEGIDKYIALFDAIGEGIDGVNYCKEKLEGFLDPDVADNMSTIIESVTEAKTANFRIVFDPTLVRGMSYYTGPIFEICIDGFAGSVGGGGRYDEMIGKFTGTPTPATGFSIGFERIVMLLMERGFQVPGSMDKKAYLLDKKLSSEKLIEIVKKAGEERKSGKNVNIVYMKKNKKFQKEQLMAEGYEIIEEVYN
- a CDS encoding HD-GYP domain-containing protein, with the protein product MANTQKHLISFNLEKEIEHGIQVSNLAFRVGKQMGLSGETCHELAVAGVLHDIGKLRLYNYIAGEENPMVVEEMRYVRRHPELGYESLKDRGYSAFVLESIYYHHENYDGSGYPENLAGEKIPLGARILRICDVYAALTSKRAYRDAFSGETAVKMVIDEVKNFDMQVFLAFQRAIHEEDEL